A region from the Oceanidesulfovibrio marinus genome encodes:
- a CDS encoding acyl-CoA dehydratase activase, translating into MSHVIGLDAGSVSVKVAVLDSEGAIVETSYERHFGRPLEKFLEILPDLLSRYPDAELAFTGTSGKYVASRLHAPHVNELLAHAAATMALYPEVETIVEMGGEDSKCIFIKDGAIDDFALNSVCAAGTGSFLDQQAERLRLTIEEFSDLAYEYLTNRGEDAAPPPRIAGRCSVFAKSDMIHLQQIATGVEAIVAGLCFSVARNFQGSIVRNRKLRPRVAFMGGVARNKGMVTAFSEVLGEEDLLIPEHVTAMGAIGSAMKAMEEGTAVRVDDEKLRALKEKYIWSRNGLEPLVGKSDDFAKRHLSEEARERLERIRELTAEDGEVDAYLGIDIGSISTCLALIDEKGNLLAKRYLRTAGRPIEAVRQGLREIGEEIANMPATVRISGVGTTGSGRYMIADFVGADVVKNEITAQAMGAVHMDPKVDTIFEIGGQDSKYIQLRDGIITDFEMNKACAAGTGSFLEEQAEKLDIHIKDEFAELALAAESPCRLGERCTVFMENSLRSSLQQGANKDEVLAGLAYSIVENYINRVVSGRAIGENVFFQGGTAFNKAVVAAFEKFLGLQVTVPPHHDNTGAIGMGLIARDVMRENPGSDSRFKGLSMAEREYSQSSFECKGCENHCEINRIRIEGEKNFLFYGGRCEKYDIRRGAGNDIEDLFAFRVDALHKPQEEYAARHKALNAPARRGVIGIPRVFFFHDFMPYYTTLLWELGFEVVISPLTSPPVVGLGVKATLADTCFPVKAALGHVVSLVEQGVNTIFLPSFTNMATPEEPYPYGHACPLTQSFPYQVRAGLSETLDPEIANRIVTPVVRHKYGTGHLHQELFKALGPLGVASSELKRAMGKAQAAQDAFRQSIQDKGREVLSHVDEDAAKGVRSLVVVGRPYNAFDMGMNLEIPKKLATLNVQAIPMDFLPDEEIYDDWPGMYWRSGQRILRAGRFVHKTPHLNALFIGNFSCGPDSFIQPYFDQEMAGKPYLHIEIDEHSADAGVITRCEAFLDSLEMQARMEAEAEPVADSRPLLHDPLKAAGSRVVAQSGRGRTVFIPRMCDHAVALKAAFAYCGMDAEVLPETSDASLSLGRKHVTGKECYPFALTTGDILTKASSPDFKPDKSAFLMWGGTGPCRFGQYNLMQRLIMNRNGLEDVPLFSPVQDSSLYSELGAVGKDFSLRCWQGLVLMDLLTKVHLATRAYEKVEGSADELHTHIMSWVVDAMKAEKPDFPGLMKRIGEEFSDLRDTTAPKKPVVGVLGEIYVRSNRYANEDLVRSLERLGAEIWLTPIDEWVLYLNWCAQEDAHRMREFGRYAKLTLKDFFQKRIGKKIEHQVSSYAEHIYEPDIRVVLDYAMPYLHHSFRGEAVLSVGKALDMIERNAAGVVNAIPFGCMPGTVVTGILRTITSRTGAPTMSIPFDGTASPTMQLQLEAFMDQAWQRHERQGGK; encoded by the coding sequence ATGTCGCACGTCATCGGTCTCGATGCCGGTTCTGTCAGTGTCAAGGTAGCTGTCCTGGACTCTGAAGGCGCAATTGTTGAAACGTCGTACGAACGCCATTTCGGCAGGCCGCTCGAGAAGTTTCTTGAGATACTCCCCGACCTGCTGTCCCGTTATCCCGATGCCGAGCTTGCCTTTACCGGAACATCCGGCAAGTACGTCGCCTCGCGTCTGCACGCGCCCCACGTCAACGAGCTCCTGGCACACGCCGCGGCCACCATGGCCCTCTACCCCGAGGTGGAGACCATCGTGGAGATGGGCGGCGAGGACTCCAAGTGCATCTTTATCAAGGATGGGGCTATTGACGACTTCGCGCTCAACTCCGTGTGCGCCGCCGGCACAGGCTCCTTCCTGGATCAGCAGGCCGAGCGCCTGCGCCTGACCATCGAGGAGTTCTCCGACCTCGCCTACGAGTATCTGACCAACCGCGGCGAGGACGCGGCTCCGCCGCCGCGCATTGCCGGCCGCTGCTCCGTGTTCGCCAAGTCGGACATGATCCACCTGCAGCAGATCGCCACCGGCGTGGAAGCCATCGTGGCCGGTCTGTGCTTCTCCGTGGCGCGGAACTTCCAGGGCTCCATCGTGCGCAACCGCAAGCTGCGGCCGCGCGTGGCCTTCATGGGCGGCGTGGCCCGCAACAAGGGCATGGTCACGGCGTTCTCCGAGGTGCTGGGCGAGGAAGACCTGCTCATTCCCGAGCACGTCACCGCCATGGGCGCCATCGGTTCGGCCATGAAAGCCATGGAAGAAGGCACGGCCGTGCGCGTGGACGATGAGAAGCTGCGCGCCCTGAAGGAGAAGTACATCTGGTCGCGCAACGGTCTGGAGCCCCTGGTGGGCAAGAGCGACGACTTTGCCAAGCGCCATCTTTCCGAGGAGGCGCGCGAGCGCCTGGAGCGCATCCGCGAGCTCACTGCGGAGGACGGCGAGGTGGATGCCTACCTGGGCATCGACATCGGCTCCATCTCCACCTGCCTCGCCCTTATCGACGAGAAAGGCAACCTGCTGGCCAAGCGCTATCTGCGCACTGCCGGGCGGCCCATCGAGGCCGTGCGCCAGGGCCTCCGGGAGATCGGCGAGGAAATCGCCAACATGCCGGCCACCGTGCGCATCAGCGGCGTGGGCACCACTGGCTCCGGCCGCTACATGATCGCCGACTTCGTGGGCGCGGACGTGGTCAAGAACGAGATCACGGCCCAGGCCATGGGCGCCGTGCATATGGACCCCAAGGTGGACACCATCTTCGAGATCGGCGGCCAGGACTCCAAATACATCCAGCTGCGTGACGGCATCATCACCGACTTCGAGATGAACAAGGCGTGCGCCGCCGGCACGGGCTCCTTCCTGGAGGAGCAGGCCGAGAAGCTCGACATCCATATCAAGGACGAGTTCGCCGAGCTGGCTCTGGCGGCGGAGTCCCCCTGCCGTCTGGGCGAGCGCTGCACCGTGTTCATGGAGAACTCCCTGCGCTCCTCGCTGCAGCAGGGCGCCAACAAGGACGAGGTGCTGGCCGGCCTCGCCTACTCCATTGTCGAGAACTACATCAACCGCGTGGTCTCGGGCCGGGCCATCGGCGAGAACGTCTTCTTCCAGGGCGGCACCGCCTTCAACAAGGCCGTTGTCGCCGCGTTCGAGAAGTTCCTGGGGCTGCAGGTCACGGTGCCGCCGCACCACGACAACACCGGCGCCATCGGCATGGGCCTCATCGCCCGCGACGTGATGCGCGAAAATCCGGGATCGGACTCGCGGTTCAAGGGCCTGTCCATGGCGGAGCGGGAGTACTCGCAGTCGTCCTTCGAGTGCAAGGGCTGCGAGAACCACTGCGAGATCAACCGCATCCGCATCGAGGGGGAGAAAAACTTCCTCTTCTACGGCGGCCGCTGCGAAAAGTACGACATCCGCCGCGGCGCGGGCAATGATATCGAGGATCTCTTCGCCTTCCGCGTGGATGCGCTGCATAAGCCCCAAGAGGAGTACGCCGCCCGCCACAAGGCGCTGAACGCGCCGGCGCGGCGGGGCGTCATCGGCATTCCGCGGGTCTTCTTCTTCCACGACTTCATGCCCTACTACACGACGCTGCTGTGGGAGCTGGGATTCGAGGTCGTCATCTCCCCGCTCACCAGCCCGCCCGTGGTGGGCCTCGGCGTCAAGGCCACCCTGGCCGACACGTGCTTCCCGGTGAAGGCTGCGCTGGGCCATGTGGTCTCGCTGGTCGAGCAGGGCGTGAACACCATCTTCCTGCCGAGCTTCACCAACATGGCCACGCCGGAAGAGCCGTACCCTTATGGCCACGCCTGCCCGCTGACCCAGTCCTTCCCCTACCAGGTGCGCGCCGGGTTGAGCGAGACCCTCGACCCCGAGATCGCGAACCGCATCGTCACCCCGGTTGTGCGCCACAAGTACGGCACCGGACATCTCCATCAGGAGCTCTTCAAGGCGCTGGGGCCGCTCGGCGTTGCATCGTCCGAGCTCAAGCGCGCCATGGGCAAGGCCCAGGCCGCGCAGGACGCCTTCCGCCAGTCCATCCAGGACAAGGGCCGCGAGGTGCTGTCCCACGTGGATGAGGACGCCGCCAAGGGTGTGCGCAGCCTCGTAGTGGTGGGCCGTCCCTACAACGCCTTCGACATGGGCATGAACCTGGAGATTCCCAAGAAACTGGCAACGCTGAACGTCCAGGCCATCCCCATGGACTTCCTGCCGGACGAGGAGATCTACGACGACTGGCCGGGCATGTACTGGCGTAGCGGCCAGCGGATTCTGCGCGCCGGCCGGTTCGTGCACAAGACGCCGCACCTCAACGCCCTGTTCATCGGCAACTTCTCCTGCGGACCGGACTCCTTTATCCAGCCGTACTTCGACCAGGAGATGGCCGGCAAGCCGTACCTGCATATCGAGATCGACGAGCACTCGGCAGACGCAGGCGTCATCACCCGCTGCGAGGCGTTTCTGGACAGCCTGGAGATGCAAGCGCGTATGGAAGCCGAGGCCGAGCCTGTGGCCGACAGCAGGCCATTGCTGCACGATCCGCTGAAGGCGGCGGGCTCTCGCGTTGTGGCCCAGTCCGGCCGCGGCCGCACGGTGTTCATACCCCGCATGTGCGACCACGCCGTGGCGCTCAAGGCGGCCTTCGCCTACTGCGGCATGGACGCCGAGGTGCTGCCCGAGACCTCCGACGCCTCCCTCTCCCTGGGCCGCAAGCACGTGACAGGCAAGGAGTGCTACCCCTTCGCCCTCACCACCGGCGACATCCTCACCAAGGCATCCAGCCCGGACTTCAAACCGGACAAGTCCGCCTTCCTGATGTGGGGCGGCACTGGTCCCTGCCGCTTTGGCCAGTACAACCTCATGCAGCGGCTCATAATGAACCGCAACGGTCTGGAGGACGTGCCGCTGTTCTCGCCCGTGCAGGACAGCTCGCTCTACTCGGAGCTGGGCGCCGTGGGCAAGGACTTCTCGCTGCGCTGCTGGCAGGGCCTCGTGCTCATGGACCTGCTGACCAAGGTCCACCTGGCCACGCGGGCGTACGAGAAGGTGGAAGGCTCGGCAGACGAGCTCCACACCCATATAATGAGCTGGGTGGTGGACGCCATGAAGGCCGAGAAGCCCGACTTCCCCGGCCTGATGAAGCGTATCGGCGAGGAGTTCTCGGACCTGCGCGACACCACCGCACCCAAGAAGCCTGTCGTGGGCGTGCTCGGCGAGATCTACGTGCGCTCCAACCGTTATGCCAACGAGGACCTCGTGCGCAGCCTGGAGCGTCTGGGCGCCGAGATCTGGCTGACCCCCATCGACGAGTGGGTGCTCTACCTCAACTGGTGCGCCCAGGAGGATGCCCACCGCATGCGGGAGTTCGGGCGCTACGCCAAGCTCACCCTCAAGGACTTCTTCCAGAAGCGCATC